One Halorientalis litorea DNA segment encodes these proteins:
- the cobN gene encoding cobaltochelatase subunit CobN, which yields MQTIGLYTATENELGAVQRAAERVPVDLVARSESDFDDGTDVDAFVDELTDATAVVLWLHGGQDSMPGYDHAVSRLREAGVPLVVKATGDAFAFEDTSVAPSDRDDIYEYLDRGGTANVANCLRYLAAEFGDTAGKIEYDDPVELPTEGVYHPDHPAAGYADIVETFDPEKPTVAVWFYESHWTHENTRYVDAQVRALEAAGANALPIFCNPATDEDGQWDAETITEEWLLDDDGDAVVDAVLSSFMFSLSMDERGRSASDEGDAAEDVFLDRLGVPVLQTVTTMRSRSRYQSSDTGVMGFELALSVALPEFDGNVVTHPISGKERMDDEADIGSAPKQHVPMDGRVDHAARLAVNWAELRHTPNEDKRVAVVLHNYPPSDDGIGTAFGLDSPESTVNLLDELRARGYDLDGKAPESGQSLVERLTAQLTLEDRWVAPEDVRELSVDTVSPDQYTEWFRDKNERFRENVREEWGDPPERPFAIPGVEFGNVLVTVQPPRGFGMDPSKVYHDSDLQPPHDYVAFYGWLRNTYDADAVVHLGTHGSLEWLPGKTVGLGGASAPDQLIDDLPNVYPYIVNNPGEGTQAKRRSYAAVVDYLTPVMSNAGTYDELAELEELAGRYREAGMEDARTDDGDHLAALLREKVDELDLAVELGIAGDIDEKADVRGPDEAGTTLAAGAVSGDEVDTDELVERVHEYLTDVKTTQIRKGLHTMGEPPAGDRLVEYLVALTRLENPGGPSLRQAVAGVLGVDHDRMLNDPGAYDDALGMTYAEAADEVYEASLALVETLAAEGFDIPYSEAEAGPDDEVNANLLVVDIDPLGDARARSGAHEELREAIDYICAEVAPRVDGASEEIPRTADALSGEYVPPGGSGAPTRGGVDLLPTARNFYTLDPRKVPAKSAWEVGSEVAHGVAERHRRAEGEYPEEIGVVAWGTPTVRTRGETIAQVLALMGVEPEWTEAGRIDDVAPIPLDELDRPRIDVTTRVSGLFRDAFPQAASVVHDAVDAVVELDEPHEMNYVKKHVEEEAAELREQGVENPESAAKHRVFTTKPGGYGAGTNKAVDEGNWDDRGDLADVYVQWGGYAMGSRGSVAEAHDAFERRLGNVEATVKIEDTAEQDEFDSSDWYAFHGGFITAVAETAGEEPASYVGDSSDPDNVDVYTNEEKVRKAMRARVLNPEWLDSMAEHGYKGAGDLSSTVDVVLGWDATTGVVSDTLWTDVAEKYAFDADRREWLTDVNPWALDSITETLLEAIDRGLWDADEETADRLRDVNLEADAELEGRAARDAPGHDTEEVTSDDD from the coding sequence ATGCAGACAATCGGACTCTACACCGCGACCGAGAACGAACTGGGGGCCGTCCAGCGGGCCGCCGAACGCGTTCCCGTCGACCTCGTCGCTCGCTCGGAGAGCGACTTCGACGACGGGACCGACGTCGACGCGTTCGTGGACGAACTGACCGATGCGACGGCTGTCGTCCTGTGGTTACACGGGGGACAGGACAGCATGCCGGGATACGACCACGCCGTCTCACGCCTCCGGGAGGCGGGCGTCCCGCTGGTCGTCAAGGCCACCGGCGACGCCTTCGCGTTCGAGGATACCTCCGTGGCACCGTCGGACCGCGACGACATATACGAGTATCTCGACCGGGGCGGGACGGCGAACGTCGCCAACTGTCTGCGGTATCTCGCGGCAGAGTTCGGGGACACTGCCGGCAAAATCGAGTACGACGACCCCGTGGAACTCCCGACGGAGGGCGTCTACCACCCCGACCACCCGGCCGCAGGCTACGCGGACATCGTCGAGACGTTCGACCCCGAGAAACCGACCGTCGCGGTGTGGTTCTACGAGTCCCACTGGACGCACGAGAACACCCGGTACGTCGACGCGCAGGTCCGAGCCCTCGAAGCGGCGGGTGCGAACGCCCTCCCGATATTCTGTAACCCCGCGACCGACGAGGACGGCCAGTGGGACGCCGAGACGATTACCGAGGAGTGGTTGCTGGACGACGACGGCGACGCCGTGGTCGACGCCGTGCTCTCCTCGTTCATGTTCTCGCTCTCGATGGACGAACGCGGCCGGTCGGCCAGCGACGAGGGCGACGCCGCGGAGGACGTGTTCCTCGACAGACTGGGCGTCCCCGTCCTCCAGACGGTCACGACGATGCGCTCGCGCTCCCGGTACCAGTCCAGCGACACCGGCGTGATGGGCTTCGAGTTGGCACTCTCCGTGGCTCTCCCGGAGTTCGACGGCAACGTGGTCACGCATCCCATCAGCGGGAAAGAGCGGATGGACGACGAGGCGGACATCGGGAGCGCGCCGAAACAGCACGTCCCGATGGACGGCCGGGTCGACCACGCCGCCCGTCTCGCCGTCAACTGGGCCGAACTCCGACACACACCCAACGAGGACAAGCGGGTGGCCGTCGTCCTCCACAACTACCCGCCGAGCGACGACGGCATCGGGACGGCCTTCGGCCTCGACAGTCCCGAGAGCACGGTCAACCTCCTCGACGAACTGCGAGCGCGCGGCTACGACTTGGACGGCAAGGCCCCCGAGAGCGGCCAGTCGCTGGTCGAGCGGTTGACCGCCCAGCTCACGCTCGAGGACCGCTGGGTCGCCCCGGAAGACGTGCGCGAACTGTCGGTCGATACGGTCTCGCCCGACCAGTATACCGAGTGGTTCCGCGACAAGAACGAGCGGTTCCGCGAGAACGTCCGCGAAGAGTGGGGCGACCCACCGGAGCGGCCCTTCGCCATCCCCGGCGTCGAGTTCGGGAACGTCCTCGTGACGGTCCAGCCCCCGCGCGGGTTCGGGATGGACCCCTCGAAGGTGTATCACGACTCGGACCTCCAGCCACCACACGACTACGTGGCCTTCTACGGGTGGCTCCGCAACACCTACGACGCCGACGCCGTGGTCCACCTCGGCACCCACGGCTCGCTGGAGTGGCTCCCGGGCAAGACAGTCGGCCTCGGCGGCGCGAGCGCGCCCGACCAACTGATAGACGACCTACCCAACGTCTACCCCTACATCGTCAACAACCCCGGGGAGGGAACACAGGCCAAGCGACGCTCCTACGCCGCCGTCGTGGACTACCTCACGCCGGTCATGTCCAACGCCGGCACCTACGACGAACTCGCGGAGTTAGAGGAACTGGCCGGCCGCTACCGGGAGGCCGGGATGGAGGACGCCCGGACCGACGACGGCGACCACCTCGCGGCCCTCCTCCGGGAGAAAGTCGACGAGTTGGACCTCGCGGTGGAGTTGGGCATCGCGGGCGACATCGACGAGAAGGCAGACGTACGCGGACCCGACGAAGCCGGGACGACGCTCGCGGCGGGCGCAGTCTCCGGCGACGAGGTGGACACGGACGAGTTGGTCGAACGCGTCCACGAGTACCTGACCGACGTGAAGACCACCCAGATTCGGAAGGGCCTCCACACCATGGGCGAACCACCAGCGGGGGACCGACTCGTCGAGTACCTCGTCGCGCTCACGCGACTGGAGAATCCCGGCGGTCCCTCGCTCAGACAGGCCGTCGCCGGCGTCCTCGGCGTGGACCACGACCGGATGTTGAACGACCCCGGGGCCTACGACGACGCCCTCGGGATGACCTACGCCGAGGCCGCCGACGAGGTGTACGAGGCGAGTCTGGCCCTCGTGGAGACGCTGGCCGCCGAGGGGTTCGACATCCCGTACTCGGAGGCCGAAGCCGGGCCGGACGACGAGGTGAACGCGAACCTCCTCGTGGTCGATATCGACCCGCTCGGTGACGCTCGCGCCCGGTCCGGTGCGCACGAAGAACTGCGCGAGGCAATCGACTACATCTGTGCGGAAGTCGCCCCGCGCGTCGACGGGGCCAGCGAGGAGATTCCCCGCACCGCCGACGCACTGTCGGGCGAGTACGTCCCGCCGGGTGGGTCCGGCGCGCCCACGCGGGGCGGCGTCGACCTCCTGCCGACGGCGCGGAACTTCTACACGCTCGACCCCCGGAAGGTTCCGGCAAAGAGCGCGTGGGAAGTCGGGAGCGAAGTAGCCCACGGCGTCGCGGAACGACACCGCCGCGCGGAGGGCGAGTACCCCGAGGAAATCGGCGTCGTCGCGTGGGGGACACCGACCGTCCGCACGCGCGGCGAGACCATCGCACAGGTACTCGCGCTGATGGGAGTCGAACCGGAGTGGACCGAGGCCGGACGAATCGACGACGTGGCACCGATTCCGCTGGACGAACTCGACCGCCCGCGCATCGACGTGACCACGCGGGTCTCGGGACTGTTCCGGGACGCGTTCCCCCAAGCCGCGAGCGTCGTCCACGACGCGGTGGACGCGGTGGTCGAACTGGACGAACCCCACGAGATGAACTACGTGAAGAAACACGTCGAGGAGGAGGCCGCCGAGTTGCGCGAACAGGGCGTCGAGAACCCCGAATCGGCCGCAAAGCACCGCGTGTTCACGACCAAACCCGGCGGCTACGGCGCGGGGACGAACAAGGCCGTCGACGAGGGCAACTGGGACGACCGGGGCGACCTCGCGGACGTGTACGTCCAGTGGGGCGGCTACGCGATGGGGTCCCGCGGGAGCGTCGCCGAGGCCCACGACGCCTTCGAGCGACGCCTCGGGAACGTCGAGGCGACCGTCAAGATAGAGGATACCGCCGAGCAGGACGAGTTCGACTCCTCGGACTGGTACGCTTTCCACGGCGGGTTCATCACCGCCGTCGCCGAGACGGCGGGCGAGGAACCGGCGTCCTACGTCGGCGACTCCTCGGACCCGGACAACGTCGACGTCTACACGAACGAGGAGAAGGTGCGCAAGGCGATGCGCGCCCGCGTCCTCAACCCCGAGTGGCTGGACTCGATGGCGGAACACGGCTACAAGGGTGCCGGCGACCTCTCGTCCACCGTCGACGTGGTGCTGGGCTGGGACGCCACCACCGGCGTCGTCTCGGACACGCTCTGGACGGACGTGGCCGAGAAGTACGCCTTCGACGCCGACCGGCGCGAGTGGCTAACGGACGTGAACCCGTGGGCACTCGACTCCATCACGGAGACGCTGCTCGAGGCCATCGACCGGGGGCTGTGGGACGCAGACGAGGAGACGGCGGACCGGCTCCGGGACGTGAACCTCGAAGCCGACGCGGAACTGGAAGGCCGAGCGGCGCGTGACGCTCCCGGCCACGACACAGAGGAGGTGACGAGCGATGACGACTGA
- a CDS encoding precorrin-8X methylmutase — MTTDGASESDEAFEEYADLGATTENAMDIAAMSMDRVRELVPDETLADRIRQKSVHATGDPEFQHLVRFSGESESEPVVSGARAVREEAPIVTDITMVKAGITGRGHDCEVRKAIGNGAELAAETGMTRTAASVLELDRQGVYDGAIAVVGNAPTAALALADCIAEGTRPAVVVATPVGFVKAAESRERLREVAAEYGVPAITNVGRRGGSGLAAGLTNELVHVASDARSGDVDL; from the coding sequence ATGACGACTGACGGTGCGAGCGAATCGGACGAGGCGTTCGAGGAGTACGCGGACCTCGGCGCGACGACAGAGAACGCGATGGACATCGCGGCTATGTCGATGGACCGCGTGCGCGAACTCGTCCCCGACGAGACGCTGGCCGACCGGATTCGGCAGAAGTCCGTCCACGCGACCGGCGACCCCGAGTTCCAGCACCTCGTGCGGTTCAGCGGCGAGTCCGAGAGCGAACCGGTCGTGTCCGGTGCCCGGGCCGTCCGCGAGGAGGCACCCATCGTCACCGACATCACGATGGTGAAGGCCGGCATCACGGGCCGGGGTCACGACTGCGAGGTGCGGAAGGCCATCGGCAACGGGGCGGAGTTGGCGGCCGAGACCGGCATGACCAGAACGGCCGCGTCCGTGCTGGAACTCGACCGGCAGGGCGTCTACGACGGCGCGATAGCCGTCGTCGGGAACGCGCCGACGGCCGCGCTGGCACTCGCCGACTGCATCGCCGAGGGCACACGACCGGCCGTCGTCGTGGCGACGCCAGTCGGGTTCGTGAAGGCCGCCGAGAGCCGCGAACGACTCCGTGAGGTGGCCGCCGAGTACGGCGTCCCTGCCATCACGAACGTGGGGCGGCGCGGCGGGAGCGGCCTCGCGGCGGGACTGACGAACGAACTCGTCCACGTCGCCAGCGACGCCCGGAGTGGGGACGTAGACCTGTGA
- a CDS encoding cobalt-precorrin-7 (C(5))-methyltransferase — translation MSDDYDLDSGPDPASVAASTPEATDPADPVRAVGIGPGNTEFLTPRGKRAIEDADVVVGFETVVEFVADLTGADLLTCGYRDEGEMLARFAERVDAGATGVAVLMGDPNHSGYQFLGKVETAVDAPVRVVPGISALQMAASRARTPMEDSEFVTLHKSGELRAETERLRGAVGDRHLLVLPRPYDLMPGDVAADLLDAGATPSLTALVLERLTHADEAITRTTLGSLADHAGGDGPEDTPFSDLSVLVVRTD, via the coding sequence GTGAGCGACGACTACGACCTCGATTCGGGGCCGGACCCCGCGAGCGTCGCGGCCAGCACTCCCGAGGCCACGGACCCGGCCGACCCGGTCCGTGCCGTCGGTATCGGTCCCGGGAACACCGAGTTCCTGACACCGCGCGGGAAGCGGGCCATCGAGGACGCCGACGTGGTGGTCGGGTTCGAGACGGTGGTCGAGTTCGTCGCAGACCTGACCGGGGCGGACCTGCTGACCTGCGGGTACCGCGACGAGGGGGAGATGCTGGCGCGGTTCGCCGAGCGCGTCGACGCGGGTGCCACCGGCGTGGCCGTCCTGATGGGCGACCCGAACCACTCGGGGTATCAGTTCCTCGGCAAGGTCGAGACAGCCGTCGACGCGCCCGTGCGGGTCGTGCCCGGCATCTCCGCGCTCCAGATGGCTGCTTCGCGGGCGCGAACACCGATGGAGGACAGCGAGTTCGTCACGCTCCACAAGAGCGGCGAGTTGCGGGCCGAAACGGAGCGACTGCGCGGTGCCGTCGGGGACCGCCACCTGCTCGTCCTCCCGCGGCCATACGACCTGATGCCCGGCGACGTGGCCGCCGACCTGCTGGACGCGGGGGCGACCCCATCGCTGACGGCACTGGTACTCGAACGGTTGACACACGCGGACGAAGCGATAACGCGGACGACACTCGGGAGCCTCGCCGACCACGCAGGTGGCGACGGCCCCGAGGACACGCCGTTCTCGGACCTCTCGGTGCTGGTCGTGCGAACGGACTGA